One Pseudorhodoplanes sinuspersici DNA segment encodes these proteins:
- a CDS encoding CmpA/NrtA family ABC transporter substrate-binding protein, which produces MARERDTGRKTFSITRRALLKGTAGTAALLGAVKTQFPFGLPMAQAAGPEVKKAVLGYIALMDASPLVIAKEKGFFAKHGMPDVEVSKQASWGATRDNLVLGSESNGIDGAHILTPMPYLISAGKVTQNNVPTPMYILARLNLDAQGISVSNEYKDLKVTADASPLKAAFEKKKAAGKEVKIAMTFPGGTHDLWIRYWLAAGGVDPDKDVSTIVVPPPQMVANMKVGNMDAFCVGEPWNEQLVNQNIGYTACTTGELWFKHPEKALGMRAAWVDKYPNAAKALLAAVMEAQQWCDKPENKDEMSAIVGKRQWFNVPVADIVGRTKGDINYGNGRIEKGTKHFMKFWQDHASYPFKSHDAWFVTEDIRWGKFEPTTDIKAMVDKVNREDLWREAAKQLSVSDLPASTSRGKETFFDGKVFDPDKPGEYLKSLSIKRVEV; this is translated from the coding sequence ATGGCCAGAGAACGTGATACCGGACGAAAGACATTTTCGATCACTCGCCGCGCGCTTTTGAAAGGCACGGCCGGCACGGCGGCATTGCTCGGCGCGGTGAAGACGCAATTTCCATTCGGCCTGCCGATGGCGCAGGCGGCAGGTCCAGAAGTGAAGAAGGCCGTCCTCGGCTATATCGCGCTGATGGATGCCTCGCCGCTGGTGATTGCGAAGGAGAAGGGCTTCTTTGCCAAGCACGGCATGCCGGATGTCGAAGTTTCCAAGCAGGCCTCCTGGGGCGCGACCCGCGACAATCTTGTGCTCGGTTCGGAAAGCAACGGCATCGACGGCGCGCATATCCTGACGCCGATGCCGTATCTGATCTCGGCCGGCAAGGTGACGCAGAACAACGTGCCGACGCCGATGTACATCCTCGCGCGGCTCAACCTCGATGCGCAGGGGATTTCCGTTTCCAACGAATACAAGGATCTGAAGGTCACCGCCGATGCCTCGCCGCTGAAAGCCGCGTTCGAGAAGAAAAAAGCCGCCGGCAAGGAAGTGAAGATCGCGATGACCTTCCCCGGCGGCACCCATGACCTGTGGATCCGCTACTGGCTCGCCGCCGGCGGTGTCGATCCCGACAAGGATGTTTCCACCATCGTCGTTCCGCCGCCGCAGATGGTCGCGAACATGAAGGTCGGCAACATGGACGCCTTCTGTGTCGGCGAGCCGTGGAACGAGCAGCTCGTCAACCAGAATATCGGCTACACCGCCTGCACCACGGGCGAACTCTGGTTCAAGCATCCGGAAAAGGCGCTCGGCATGCGCGCCGCCTGGGTCGACAAATATCCGAATGCGGCCAAGGCGCTGCTGGCTGCGGTGATGGAAGCGCAGCAATGGTGCGACAAGCCGGAGAACAAGGACGAGATGTCGGCGATCGTCGGCAAGCGGCAATGGTTCAATGTGCCGGTGGCCGACATTGTCGGCCGTACCAAGGGTGACATCAATTACGGCAATGGCCGCATCGAGAAGGGCACCAAGCACTTCATGAAGTTCTGGCAGGACCACGCGTCCTACCCGTTCAAGAGTCATGACGCCTGGTTCGTCACCGAAGATATCCGCTGGGGCAAGTTCGAACCGACCACCGATATCAAGGCGATGGTCGACAAGGTCAACCGCGAAGATCTGTGGCGCGAAGCCGCCAAGCAGCTTTCGGTGTCCGACCTTCCGGCCTCGACCTCGCGCGGCAAGGAGACTTTCTTCGACGGCAAGGTCTTCGATCCGGACAAGCCGGGCGAGTATCTGAAGAGCCTCTCCATCAAACGCGTTGAAGTGTGA
- the ntrB gene encoding nitrate ABC transporter permease, translated as MNMPVLKTEQSIKAAMPSAEVLRITPSKPNVVQTKLMPALRDLAATILPPLVMIVLLLTVWQILCMKPGATLPSPTKIWSEAYDLIVDPFFVAGPQDIGLGWRVLISLQRVAIGYGFAAVIGIMLGTIIGQSVWAMRGLDPIFQVLRTISPLAWLPISLAAFRDSQPSAIFVIFITSVWPIIINTAVGIRNIPQDYRNVARVLRLNHLEFFWKIMIPSAAPYIFTGLRIGIGLSWLAIVAAEMLTGGVGIGFFIWDAWNSSRLSDIVVALIYIGVVGFVLDRIVAFIATIVTRGTSAN; from the coding sequence ATGAACATGCCTGTCCTCAAGACCGAGCAAAGCATCAAGGCGGCGATGCCGAGCGCGGAGGTTTTGCGCATCACGCCGTCCAAGCCGAATGTCGTGCAGACCAAACTGATGCCTGCGCTCCGCGATCTCGCCGCGACGATCTTGCCGCCGCTGGTGATGATCGTCCTGCTCCTCACGGTCTGGCAAATCCTGTGCATGAAGCCGGGCGCAACGCTTCCATCGCCGACGAAGATCTGGAGCGAAGCCTACGATCTGATCGTCGATCCGTTCTTTGTGGCCGGCCCGCAGGACATCGGTCTTGGCTGGCGCGTGCTGATATCGCTGCAGCGTGTTGCCATCGGTTACGGCTTTGCCGCCGTGATCGGCATCATGCTCGGCACCATCATCGGACAGTCGGTCTGGGCGATGCGCGGGCTCGATCCGATCTTCCAGGTGCTGCGCACGATCTCGCCGCTGGCCTGGCTGCCGATCTCGCTGGCGGCGTTTCGCGATAGCCAACCGTCGGCGATTTTCGTGATCTTTATCACCTCGGTCTGGCCGATCATCATCAACACCGCGGTCGGCATCCGCAATATTCCGCAAGACTATCGCAATGTCGCGCGGGTGCTGCGGCTGAACCATCTCGAATTCTTCTGGAAGATCATGATCCCGTCGGCGGCGCCCTACATCTTCACGGGCCTGCGCATCGGCATCGGTCTGTCATGGCTTGCCATCGTCGCGGCGGAAATGCTGACCGGCGGCGTGGGCATCGGCTTCTTCATCTGGGATGCCTGGAATTCGTCGCGCCTGTCCGACATCGTCGTCGCACTCATTTACATCGGCGTCGTCGGCTTCGTTCTCGACCGCATCGTTGCCTTTATCGCAACCATCGTCACCCGCGGCACGTCAGCCAACTAA
- a CDS encoding ABC transporter ATP-binding protein codes for MTKPYLQIQGVEKTFKRGSQETIVLKDIDLTVNKGEFVSIIGHSGCGKSTLLNIVAGLIDATIGGVLLEDREVNSPGPDRAVVFQNHSLLPWLTVYDNVSLAVNKVFSGTKSRAERHAWTLHNLDLVQMTHAKDKRPGEVSGGMKQRVGIARALAMEPKVLLLDEPFGALDALTRAHLQDSVMAIHQKLGNTVMMITHDVDEAVLLSDRIVMMTNGPAARIGEILDVPLARPRKRLELAGNQAYLKCRQRVLEFLYERHRFVEAA; via the coding sequence ATGACGAAACCCTATCTCCAGATTCAAGGCGTCGAGAAAACCTTCAAGCGCGGCTCGCAGGAGACAATTGTCCTCAAAGACATCGACCTCACCGTCAACAAGGGCGAGTTCGTCTCGATCATCGGTCATTCCGGCTGCGGCAAGTCCACGCTGCTCAACATCGTGGCGGGCTTGATCGACGCCACCATCGGCGGCGTTCTCCTTGAGGACCGCGAGGTCAATTCGCCGGGGCCGGACCGCGCGGTCGTGTTCCAGAACCACTCATTGCTGCCTTGGCTGACGGTCTACGACAATGTCAGCCTCGCGGTGAACAAGGTGTTCTCTGGCACCAAGTCACGCGCCGAGCGTCATGCCTGGACGCTGCACAATCTCGATCTCGTGCAGATGACGCATGCCAAGGACAAGCGGCCGGGTGAAGTGTCCGGCGGCATGAAGCAGCGGGTCGGTATCGCCCGTGCGCTGGCCATGGAGCCGAAGGTGCTGCTGCTCGATGAGCCGTTCGGTGCGCTCGATGCGCTGACGCGCGCGCATCTGCAGGACTCGGTCATGGCGATCCATCAGAAGCTCGGCAATACGGTGATGATGATCACGCATGACGTGGACGAAGCCGTGTTGCTCTCCGACCGCATCGTGATGATGACCAACGGTCCGGCGGCACGGATCGGTGAAATCCTCGACGTGCCGCTGGCGCGTCCGCGGAAGCGGCTCGAGCTGGCTGGCAATCAGGCCTATCTCAAGTGTCGTCAGCGCGTGCTCGAATTCCTTTACGAGCGGCACCGCTTCGTCGAAGCCGCGTAA
- a CDS encoding globin family protein, whose product MTPHQVKLVQDSFAKVAPIAPQAATLFYDRLFEIAPQVKPMFKGDLDEQKRKLMSILAVVVNGLDKLDTVLPAASMLAKKHVSYGVEAAHYQPVGGALLWTLERGLGEGWTGEVADAWTEAYTTLSGFMISEAYPQTKAAE is encoded by the coding sequence GTGACACCGCATCAGGTCAAGCTCGTTCAGGACAGTTTTGCAAAGGTGGCGCCGATCGCGCCGCAGGCCGCAACGCTCTTTTACGATCGTTTGTTCGAGATCGCGCCGCAGGTGAAGCCGATGTTCAAGGGCGATCTCGATGAGCAGAAGAGAAAGCTGATGTCGATCCTGGCTGTTGTCGTCAACGGTCTCGACAAGCTCGATACCGTTCTTCCTGCGGCCAGCATGCTGGCCAAGAAGCATGTGAGCTACGGTGTGGAGGCCGCGCATTATCAGCCGGTCGGCGGGGCGTTGCTCTGGACGCTGGAAAGAGGGCTTGGCGAAGGCTGGACAGGCGAGGTGGCCGACGCTTGGACGGAAGCCTACACGACGTTGTCGGGCTTCATGATCAGCGAAGCCTATCCGCAAACTAAAGCGGCGGAATAG